Part of the Besnoitia besnoiti strain Bb-Ger1 chromosome Unknown contig00015, whole genome shotgun sequence genome is shown below.
TGTGCGAGGCGTGGACTCTctgtcgctgcggctgcctgctggcgctctcccgcccctcccccctccagTGGCTCAGGCTCCTTCCTCCgtcgcgctcctgcgccCTACACCGCCGGGCTGTCGCTGATTTTTACGTCCTCAGGACTGAATGATGCGGACTAAGGAGTCGTCCACGATGATCTCGTACTCGGCGGATTCAGTGTTGGAGCACATCGCAGCCAAGCCCCCGTTTTTTCCGTGCTCTTcgtcgcgcttctgcagctctcgCACGTCCCCAAACCACTGCCTCAGCTGAATGTAgtcaggcggccgcggcgcggcaggcgctgcgcgcgcgtcaccctccgcgcgcgtctccctcggctcctctgcgcgaccgcagccgtcgagcttctccagcgcgtcgtcgctgcgcttcgcgccGAAGatgccgcgtctctccgctgcggcggcggcgctcttaCGGCCCGCCGCCGGGAAGACGTGGGACTGCTGCGGCGACAGGCGGTAGATCTGCGTCCACGAGTAGcccggcaggcgctgcacggcgcgcgcgctctggTTCCAGACGCTCTCGAACGACCGGCGCGACTCTCTccacgcctcctcctcctcagccgcACGCGCACCCTCCGTggctgtcgcggccgccgcaggagggagagcagcggcaagggaagaagaagaggaagaagtcgcaggcggcgcggaagtGGAGAGCGCGGGCGAGTGCGGCAGCGAGTAGAAGGTCACTTGCACGCTGCGGTTCaggtcgccctccgcgaggcggcggtggcgctcGACTCGCCCCGCCAAGTACCCAGCCCCCGCGCCGAGACAGACGAAAATCAGGTTCTTcgcaaagagagaagagtTCCGGTACCAGTGCCGGAGGGCCtggacgcgctgccgcagcaggtACGGGAAGTCCCCCAACGGGCGGACCAGCATCTTTTTGAGAGAACGCGCGGGAAACAGAGAAGCCCACCCAcaacaggcgccgcgaggggacgggctggagacgcagagccgaCAGtcaggcagagacgacgTCGCGAtgagagaaaaaggagagtAGAAGGAAAAAGGTGGTGAGAGGACGCTGAACTGGATAGAGCAGACACCTCGGCGAACCCTCgtgaggaagcagagagacgaggccgcaAGTCAGAGCTACACGCCGAAGGAAGTTCGCCGCAGTTTAGAGCTGACACATCAGAAGGGGGCACGGGGGAGAGACCTCGCTCGCCATCCTCCTTAGATGACTCTTTTCCTCAAaacgtcgccttcgccgtcgccattCTATACACGCGTGGTGCAGGCAGGCaccgcgccgcctcaccgTTCGGAGCCCGTCGAGCGAGAAAGGAACGCAGAGCAGCCGAAGCCGAGACaagcgacgagaaggcgcgaaaTTCCCTCAATCGGTGAACCAGAAAAGACGCAGCCGTTTACGTACACCGGGGGAACAGGGTGCTGCAGGTGAAGGAGCCAACCCCGGCGATATATCTCGGATGGAGTTCCATCCGAGTTCTTCCGTCTGAAGGCTCCGGTAAGACTCTCCTGGAGGACTCTGGCGTAGTCTCCAAACGTCTCCACGGgaacgaaggcgacagagacaccCCGACGCcccagaagaagaaaagaaagactGGAAGATGTTGCGACCAGAATAGCgggggagagcgagcgcgtGAAAAGCATGCGCGTGCCGCttgagaggccgcgcctTTCGATTGCCCTTTCGTGTGAGTCTGTCTGTTCTTTCTCTACGCGTTGTCTTTTGTTTTCCTTCGGCTTTGGGAGGGAAgagctgtctcctcgctccaTTTCACCCTCCTCTCTGTCCTCTGCAAGTGAATACTTCTCTTTCGAGGAGACTGGAAATGAGACTGGGCGCTCCAGCGCATACGCTGGCTGGTGAAGAAAGAGACAAGAGGGCGAGCAGCCCCTGGGGCCGCTGATTTCGGCTTTGTCTTCAAGGTCCTCGGCCTCGACACGACAGATGGCGGCTGAAAATCCCGCGAAAACACTTTTCCACTTTGTCTTTTCCGCCCTCAGGTGCTTCAGACACTCTCCATACACGCAagacgcctgcgtcttcaACCTTCCTGTTAAAAATTGCTGCCGCGCACACCGCCGACGCTGCGGGTAAACTGgtgacggcgacgaggagacaccaCGACACCTTCAAGCTTCTGCGATTTGCCGTCGATTTCAAGCGAAAAAAGAGGCATTGCTCTCGCCGTTGTAACGGACTAAcgcttttctctgcagacgcagatAGTGCGTGCACCGAGCGAGTGTCTTCTCTGGCGTGAGGCACACGGCGGCGCGTGAGACTTCACCAAtgcgaagagaagacgcagggaAAGCaccgggagagagagaaggaacggAGGGCTCTGAGCCGCTTAACTTCAGCAGgtgtcttcttttctccaCTCTTCTACAAGTCTTCTCCTTTCCAATTCATGGAACTCTGACGCAATGGCCGTCTCCTCGTGCGACGTAGTCTGTCGCGCCACCCGGCCTAGGTGGCGGCCTCCcacgctttcttcttcctcttctgcttctttctcGACTTCTCCTCTCTTGCCTTCTCCTTCCATCCCTTCAGGCCCTGCGCTGTCGCTTTCCTCCCCTGCGAGCGggacctcgcgcgcctcacgcCTGCCTCCTGCACGGTCTGCCCGCGCGCCCTTGCGTGCGGCCTGTCGCTCTTCAGAAGctctgtctgcgcctcctcgtcttcctctccctctgtcgcgccgcgTTTTGCCCTCCATTCCGTTCCAGCTTTCATCTGCGTCTTCATTTGCCTCTTGTTCTGCATCTTCAACTGCGTattcttctgcgtcttctgcgtcttcggcaTGTTtgtcctctcctccctcggagcggcggcggtcgcgcgcctctctgcgcccgcgtctccttcatcggcttcctctctgtctcgtcttgtctcttctgctttcTTGCGTTGCGCTGGGTTccccctctgcggcagctgcaaaCCCTTCTCAGGCTCGAGACGCACGGCGCGACGCGTCCACTGCTGggcgctcctctctctctctggctgAGGCTGCTCCGCTGAACACCGCGTCGGAAGGGCTCCACACGAAGCCCGAAGACGCCAGcccacgagagagaggcgtgcgcgagacgcagactgAGGCACTCGTGATGCGCCGCcccggagacgcagcgactcctgccgccgctccttcgccggcagctgcTTCCGAGGGGGCTGCGAACTCTCAGGAgccctccgctgcgtcttccgcgcctgtGTGGGTCTCTTCCGACCCCCGTTCGCGCCGCAGTTCCTCCGTGCGCCTCCCTGAGCAGTCCTCTCAAGGTCCCCGCGCGTCTGTTTcatcctcttcgccctcaacgtcggctgcggcgctgctggcgccgtcCGTCGCGTTATCCGCTGAGTCGCCGACAGGTTCATCttcaggcgcggcgccgctgagctCCCGGTctcgcgacgccgaggaaggccTGCCGTCCGCCGCTTGTCGCCCGCAGCTCCCTGCGCCAGTCATAGACAttcggccgtcgcctcccgcgtcgcccttcaagcgccaggcgcatgcgtccgcagaagaaggagaagcagagacgcctcCATCGCCCCCGATCCGCccaccggcgcgcgcggcggcgccgccgtggacGGCATTCCTTCAGCGGCACtgcacgcgggcgcctgcgggggGAGCCGATAGGCGCCAGGCGGCAGGGGGGTTGGCTGCGGCTTTTGCGCACttctggcgggcgcgcgtcgtccCCGCGCtcacgccgtcgcgcgcgtggctggaGAAGACCTTTCTGGCGCATGTGCGCGCTCCGACGCAcgtcgtcgcgctgctgACGGCGATCAACCGGTCATAtctcgcgcagcagacggaCGCGATTGCCAGGGGCGAGGCTGAAagcggggcggagacgcgcggcggcgacggggagctcagcgaggaggcgcccgacgacgagggcggcgcgagacgcggcttGGACGGAATGgcgggggacgggggggcggggcggttTCTCTATGAGAACGCAGGCCTTCAGGAGCCGTTTTCTGCGTTGGGCTTTCTGTCAGAGCCCTTCGCCTTccggcctgtctcctccaCCCTCGTCTGGGCCTTCGCGCGCTACCTGCTCTTCTCGCTAGCGCCGGTTCTGCTGTtccttctgctgccgctCCTTCTGCTACGCCTCCTGCCTTCGGTCCTCGCGCGGAGCCtagccgcagacgcggccgccgagggcgacacCTTCTCTGGTTTCGTCTCGAGCATcccctcgtctccgctgaaCTGCCGCGACTCGTTGGTTTCGctggcttcctcctcggtgCACTCCGAGCCTTCAAACTTtgtgccttcgtcgccgtcttcgtcgtcgtcttcgtcgcactacgcgcgcctccttctgcgctgtccctcgtcgctctcttccgcctccgccgccaggcaggtcgcgcggcgctcgctgctgttcgcctccctcgtggGGGTGTTTTCACTCGTCTTTTTCGtcagcgccttcctcgccacCCCCCAGCTCGACGCGTCCCTGTGCGCGGTGGGCAAGGCAGCAGACGGCtttttcttcggcgcgccgccgcccccaggcgcgcagggcgcggcggagggggaggatGGAGCCGCTGACgaagcgagggcgcgcgaaagcgacgcgaggaggaagagcgagggcgcgcggcgcttcgaggactcggcggctcgcgggcAAAACGCGCGACCGGCGCTCCATGCgtcgagaaaagagagaggcagcatCTGGCGACGCACACCGGGAGGTCTCGCGCGCAGACTGCCTCCCTTGCAGCCAtcgccggcctcgccacgcgcagaggcggacccagtggagcgacgcggagagagagaggtagGCCCGCagggggagaagacgagtttggagggcagcggcgacgaggaacgAGCGACCTCGAGGCCAGAGCCGTCGTTCGCGCAGCAGGGtgagggggagaggggggaggaagaGACGCCGATGCCGAGCCTTGAGAGAAAGAATCCTCGAGACGAGAGGGACGGAGAACGCCCTCCCTCAaagggagcggaggcgcggcgcttctctgGAATCGAAGACATCAGCCACCAGCTGCAtcgcctggcgcgcgcctggacgagtgccgcagacgacgcttTCTCTCACGTCTTCCGCAGAGAGTCGAAACagttttcttcctcgtcgatctccgctgcctcgcgcgccccctCGCCTTTCGCCTTGGGGAGAAAGGGCCCCTGCCGCAGCGACTGCGAGGAGACTTCTTCGCAGTTGGGGCGGGAAGACGCGCCTTTCCCGCGGATGTCCGCAGAGGACCGACGAGCTGCGGACGAGCCGACTGGAGACAGGGGCGAGCTGACCGCGGAAAGCGCCGAGACAGGAAAGGAAGGCAGCGCCCAGGAgtcgctggaggaggaggcgccgcccgcgagccagggagagacgcgcagaggcctgtcccgccgcgcccgaggcgagacagcggagggcgcgacgcgggagcacttcgaggaagacgactCGCCTGTATCAGAACCGCGAGACGAACTCGCGTCCGCGATacgagccgcagcagcgctcgaggcgcggtGGGCGGCGCGTCAGCGTCTGCTCGCCCTTTGGCCGTCTCCGCAAGACagcggagcggcggaggtgccgaggagggcggacGCAAGTcgggaaggagagagcggcagcgcggccgtGAGGCTGTGgaagcgctgctgctcgaTTCTGCGCAGCTTGCGAGGCATGTGCGCTTGCGCGTGGGATCGACTCTTCGCGCAAAGCCGACGAgtaggccgcggcgcggcggggcgcctcgaggaggcgcagaaagcaGACCTGGCTGCAAacgcgcagccgacgagCCAGGGGGacagcgcgggcgacggcgaaggccgccgcgcctcacgccacgcagcgggcggctcgcgcgcagacTCTCGCGACCGAGACGTGCGTCagcacgccgcaggcgatcCGCGAgggcccgcgtcgcccgggGAGCCGCTCCagggaggcagaagaggaggacagactcgagaaggcgcgggctgggtcgaggcagacgcagacgtggGCGATCGCGCTCAgggcctgccgcggccgcccgaggagcgccgacggcagcgcggaggagcgcgcgacctcgacgaggcctcctctcctcgcccggtgcgcgtgctgcccttcgcgagcgacggccgcgaaTTCGCGGCACCTGCCTTTTTTGCCGAGTCGCTGGAGGGCgccggagagaggcaggcgtccgcggaggcgagttGCGCGCCCGAgagcgccctcggcgtcgacgcACCGCACCGGGGGGGCGTGCTGCGCTGCACTGAcgccggccggcggcgccgtctcgcgcggtTCATTTGGCAGCTTCTGGCGTTCGTTCAGGAAGAGCAgcgggcgctggcggagtTTGTGCAGACGCAGTTTTCCCCTGTCGCGCGGTCAGAAGCTCGCGCAGCGgtcgacgaggccgcggagctcctggAGGTCTCCATCGCGACCGTAGACTTGCCTCTGCTCTGGCGGAGTCTCGAGTGGAATTTGACGAATTTCCACGCGTTTGTCTCCGggacgctgcgcctctcgcggctcacggtcctcctcggcgtgcttgtctccgccgcggtcgcctgcgcgctcgtcgcgttctttgcctggaggcgaaagcgaacGTCTTTCGCAaacagcgcggcgcctgccctGGTAGGAGATCTCGGAATCCGAGCTGAAGGATTTGAAAAAGAGGCGCAACGCGCAATCCAGGGCTCGTGCGTACACGACTACCAACAAATCGTCACATATCTACATATGTaaagatatgtatatatgtgcatacatCCATAGAGGTATGTGGGTGTGCTGTGTGATGATGCTTTTTTGTGCTCCTGGAGGTTTTCGGCTTTTTTTGGGAAGCTGCAAGACAGTTTGCTGCAAGTCTCTGAATGCATTTCTGCTGcatcgccgcaggccgctctCTGCACCGAACTCGCGTGAATGCGTAGCTTTTCCCGTACAAATCGATGCACCGGATGcacggcgcagcctcgcacGGGAGTTTGTACGCACCTGATCGTTGTTGCGGCGCTGAGTGTGTGTTTGcctttcttctgcgtgcgcgtggcgcagctgccCTGCCGCCTAGCGCGTTGTTATCCATTTTTGAAAAGTTTGCTCCTGTGTTTCTTTCTTGTGCTTGCCGTCGTGTGtgtcgcgcagaggcaggctcGCGAGAATTTCCTTCTCTCGTTCCTGCCGATCTTCTTTTAcctcgccggctgcagctgcgcgctggcggtcagcttccttctcctctcgtcGGCTGGCTCGCTTGatttccttcttctgcagctgccctcGACTCCCGCGACcccagacgcgcagagctcCCAGTCGCTCGCCTGGATAAAGACTCACGAAGTGAGCGAAATATCCTGTTTGATacgcatgtatgtatggATGTATcgatgtatgtatgtacgccGACATGCCTTCCCCTGCCCGTAAGTACATGTCTCTGTCCATATCTTTCCCATGTGTGCGGCGCCCACGCAAATGCAGGTGGAGGGCTGTCTTACCTCCGTACGTTTTCGTGcccatatgcatatacatgaaaacatatatatatatatatatgattgCATGCAAGCGTGGATCCCCTCGATGATAGTGTCTGTAGGGAAGTGGTACGGTCAGATACGTGGCAGCCTATGCGTGTGTGAAGGCGCCCATCATGGGCGCCTTCACACACGCGTAAGCCGGAAGAATAGCCGAGAGCTCTTCGAGCCCCCTGCGCGTGGAGCGCCGCCAGTGTGCCGTCTGTTGACTGCAGTGGAGAGGGAacgcggcgctctccagTGTTTGCATGCGTTCGATAGATATCCTCTTTCCCACAGCGATTCCTATCTATCTTTATCCGTTTTCTCTGTGACATAAAAACTGCTCTTTTTTGTAACCGAACCTCCCGTTTCTGCAGGGCTTGTCTACGGTGCTGCCGTTTCTCCCTGACTCCTTGtcggcttcgccgtcgctctttcgcagctcgctctcgcactgcctcgcgcttccgctcGAGCCGGGAGCGTCtagggccgccgccgctgccgcgccttctctgcttcctgcgtcagtctcttcgtttttcgcTCTAAACGAGCGACGCCGATCCGTAGAcctcggcgccagcgccaccTTGTCTGTGCGCCCCTCGAGCGGGGGCACGGCTGAGGACGTGGCCTCCAAGCTGTGGAgtggagaggaaggcgcaggcgacgagaggcggcgcagcgcgccggcggttCCTGCCCTCTTGCCAAACAGGATGGAAGGCAGGAAGacgtgcgcggcggaggcagcgactgGAGAACACGCCCAcgcgggcggagggcgcggggcgACAGACGGGCGCTGCACGCGAGAGCGACATatcggagaggcggcgctaAAAAACGAAAGCCTGGGTttgacgccgaggcgccgacgaaACGCGCATCTCGCATCAAACGTCGTTTCAACTATAGCCTCCCAACAAGGTGCCAGCGAAGCAGATGGAGGGCGCGAAGAGGACAGCACGAGCCTAGAGATGacgaggagccgcggcgagacggTGCGAAGCGACTTCTTTGTTCCTTGGagcttccttcctctcggGATTGCAATCAAgtttcgccgcgcgcgacaaagtgcagcggcgcgcctggtGCGGCGCGTGCAGGACAAAggagcggcagacggcggaggcggcaacCAGAGACCGGACGGCGCAgcacggagagagagccgcggccgcgaggccgtcgcgggGAGAAGACGAACCAAGTCGCGAGGAGCCCTGGTCGCCGAGGTGGAGGCCAAGGGGCAGCGAGGCCTAGGCGAAGCACAGAGGCTGTTCTCGGCCTctggcgcttcctcgcttgtcatgccgcgcgcgagagagactgcggaggacgAAACCTGGCAAGTAGGAAGTCTCCTCTTCACGGCTGTGCTagacgcagccgcgaagcacGATGGCGGCGTGCAGGCGTTCAAAAAAGCTCTGGGAGACCTCCAAAGCGGTAACGACGGCTCGGAGTGGTGAGTGTCTCGTTTTATCTGTCTTTTCTCGATATCACCTTTAACGCCTTTCGCACTCGAACCTGAGCCTGCTCCATCGCACGGCGTCCTTGCGCGTCCACTCCGGCAGCTGGAGATGCCTCCATAGGCAGAGATGCAGATATGCTTAAGCACTCAGGGGGAGTGCGTGTTCCCTTCTTGGCTCCCTCGTCTCGTGTCTATCCACGACGCTACTTCGCGGCGGTCTCCAGTGCCCTtgcggcgcgcctgagcGTCTTCCGTCATTCAAGATTTCGGCTCAACGCTTTCGCCTTTCCTTCAGGGAAATTGTGCATCTCTGGCCGCCGTTGACAGCCACGTCGCTGCTCTATACGTCGCCTACGGAGGGCGTgaacgcgcggctgcctcggctCCTGCAGGAAATGACCGGCGACGCGTGGGCCTTCCGgtgagcagcggcgaggggcggccgcggaggtcCGCTTAGACGCGAAGCTAGAGTCCGCAGAGGACGCTTTAAAGAGTTGCGAAGACACGCacgggctgccgccgctAGGGAGAGCCGTGCAGGGCGTGTGGACGCGTTGGCTGGAAAGAAATCAGCAGACGTGCTGGCACGTCCAACACGTTCAAGCCGACAGCAAGTTCACCTCGATACGCATACTAATATGGGGCCTGACAGCTGCTGGCTCGCCCCGCTGGCCTTCGCGAAACTCGAGTGCGTTGAGCTACTCGCGCTCGCGTGTATGTGCCTATCTGTGCCTcgtcatatatatatatatatatatagtggGGCACGCGCTAGCTGAGGGAGTGGCATGCCAGGGGGTTGGCGCCTGCTGGTGTGTGCTGTGGTGTCACCCCTCAGCAAAAGCTGATAATCATCCTCAACGCACAGGGATGTGAACTTTGCTTTCTTGTGACCCGGGGCCGTTGCCTGTCTTGTCTACGGGGGCCTTCTcacgccgcgtcctcgtATTCCGCCGCTTGCTGCGGTGCGATGTGCCTTCGTGCGCAGGGGTGCGGCCTTGCCAGCGGCATGTGCGGACGCCCCTGTGGGCCCTCTCCACTTTCCTTCGGCCGCCGCTgagcaggcggaggagtTGCAGCTGGAGACGCCCGCCACCGGCGAGCCacagcgaggagggagaagcccgcgcgcgtcgcgagagaaaggcggcgaGCCTCCAGGCGCCGGGGAACGGCGCCGACCTGTGCGCGGCCCTAGCGtgccgagagaggcgaacCGACGGGCTGCGGCAGGTGGCGAagaacgcgaaggcgacggcttCCACGCCAGAACGTCGGCCGGCAGGACGCACAGGCCGGGCGGGGACCAGCCGCGCCGGTGCTTCTACGTCTCTCAGGACATCACGCAGGAGGTCATCGTTGCCCAGTAAGGACCCGACACGGGGAAGTGGACAGCAAGAGGGCGACGGGTGCCAGACGGACCGAGGAAGCGGGAAAACGGGAAGCGCGCACCCCAGAGCATGTGCGTGACACAGCTGCCGCAAGCTATCACGCATTCTGCTACACATGTGCAGCCAGAGGCTGTCCTCGGAGgatcgcctcgcgcaggctgACGGGCTCTGAACAAGCTCGCAGCAGGCTGCAGCCATGCCTACAGTCTGGTGGGACCTTCGTGGAACGCGTCTCCAAGGCCGCGGGTGTGCTAATGCGGTCCCGTGGTAAAGAAGCTCAGCACCACAGATCCGCGCATGCCGGTGCGGGCAGATACCCCGGGCTGCTTCCCGTGATGCTGCACATGTGTGAAGCAGCTTCTCTGTGTTCCTTCATGTCGCTCGCCTTTGCTACCTGTTCAATCATATATACAAAGGCGTACAGTAATGTGGACGTGTAGGAACGCATGCAGAAACAAAGCAACGCACGGCGAAGTTCTTGATGCGAGCAGTACGTCTTTCTGTTGGTGATCCGTGGGGCGCTGGATTCGTGATCTCCTTACTCCTTTCTTTTCTGGGCAATATGTACTCAGCTTCGGCTACGCATTACCGCAGCGGCAACTTCAGCGCCTGCTTTTACTTTTCGAAAGTGCGCGGGAGATCGGTAAGAAGAGCCCAGCAGCAGAGAGTTTCGGGCGATAGATCTCTCTGTATGCTAATGCCAGAGGGGAGGCAAGAAAACCAAATAACAAATAATTTAGTCGTCTGGCGAAAACCAAACTCTGACGCCCTGTAAGCTAACGGACCTGCGCCATGGCATGCAGCCCGCAGTGCTGTGTACGTGGTGTTGTCGCAGCATTGGTTGCCCCCATTTTGTGAAGGAATGTGTATTTACGGCTTTTGTTGATTCACGAGTTCACTTTCTGTTTTTCCAGACCTGGGCCTGCAGCTggtgcggcgcctgcatAGCGCCGATGCGCTGTTGGTTGAAAGCATGTCGGCGGTGGTGGAGAAGcttggcgcaggcgcgcggatTCGGCGCCGAGTACGGGCAGCAGTGGATGTAATtgacgaagaggagcgacgcTTGATGGCGGTAAGTCCCTTTTTTGAGGGCCTGCTCTGCGTTGTCATCTGCTTAGCTACTCTAGCGGTCTCTGCAACATGTGCGGCCGATTCTGGTGGCTGGTGTTGGCGCCGTGAGAGCAGTGCCGGGAGAGTGGCAGCTCTCGACGGTCACCCTCTCATTCCAGAAAGAGAGCGCGCGTTCGCAGAGTGCCTTTGCACGAAGACAAAAACTCCCTTTcctgtcctctctcttgggttctgctgtctctggaGCTCATCCGGCGTGGGCGCCCACTAGCGCCTTGCTGACACACGTAGATGGAGTAAAGAGCGCCAATGCATGCGCTGGAGAGTATGGGTTCACAAGGTAGAATGCCAGAATGAAAAGGGTACCTGAGTGTCTCACGCAGGACAGTTCGAAGTCGCAGGAACGTGCTCGAGGCGACAACTGGACAGCACGTTTAGTATGACGAAATGGATTGTTCAAGTAGAAACACATCCGAAATAGATTCCTCTCGTGCAGTCGGGTGGGTGGTAAACTGCCATTGAGCGGCGCTAAGCTCGTGGCTCTTCAGACGAGCTGTGCATGCACAGCCCTGTGTTGGTACAGTCTATGCACGAACTGAAATAACTGAGTTAAAGGGGGAACACGCTGAATGGAGGAGCCAGCTCGTAACTATGCCGGCGTCGGTCGAGCATCTTGACGGTCTCCGATTCCGCGATGGGTGGGCCCTCTTAAGTCACTTATTTTCGTTATTTCGTCTAAATtagtctgcgcctgcggagacgtGTGCAGTGGCGACCGATACGCAACAAGATCGGCGCATCGCGGCTGGCCATACGTTTTCGAAGTGCCTACGACAAATGAAGGCGTGACTCTGTTTTCCGAAATAGCAAAAGCCTCCCCAAAACTCTTCTGTTTTTGCAACGTGGGTCTGACTTCAGAAAAGCGACTGCCGATTCGTGGCcgaagccgctgccgccgctgagtATCACGCCCGGGTTTTTTGGACTTTCCTCGTTTTCGGGTGCATGTGCGCCTTGCTTGTCGTAACGGCGGCGACGTTCGTCCTCGTTCATACGCACGTACAGGTGAGTGTAACAACATACTAAGAAATAGAGAAGCAGATCAACAAACAGCCATGTTTTCCTCCACGAAGTCCTGACACAACAAGGCCAAACAAGGAGGAGTAAAGCACGTGGAATGCGTCGCGATCGGAGGTGCAGGGTTTCGTCAAATGGTGCCGTATGAGATATTATCAATCATCTTCGAACGGCGCCAAGTTGCAAACGTGGAGTCTGACTGTTAGGCAAGCAGAACCGCCGCTTAGTGAGAGTCAGCCGTCATCCGGGAGTATCTCGCTAGGACTACAGCATATGCAGAAGTACAGCGCACAAAATGAGAAGGTTTCATTTTTCGCCGTGAGGACGGAACCAGATGTCTGAGGCGGACTCAGGGAAGCAAGCTTTCGCGGGAGCCCTCGCAGTGGACGGAAGTAACGAGGCGAACCGACAACATAGAGGACGCTAGGTGGGGCATGCGCACAGCGCTGGGGCGCCAGTGGAGCTCGGCGCTGAAAGTCGCATCAACGCCTGAGGAATTCTAGCGTACGAGAGACCAGAGCCGGGGTATG
Proteins encoded:
- a CDS encoding uncharacterized protein (encoded by transcript BESB_029440), translated to MLVRPLGDFPYLLRQRVQALRHWYRNSSLFAKNLIFVCLGAGAGYLAGRVERHRRLAEGDLNRSVQVTFYSLPHSPALSTSAPPATSSSSSSLAAALPPAAAATATEGARAAEEEEAWRESRRSFESVWNQSARAVQRLPGYSWTQIYRLSPQQSHVFPAAGRKSAAAAAERRGIFGAKRSDDALEKLDGCGRAEEPRETRAEGDARAAPAAPRPPDYIQLRQWFGDVRELQKRDEEHGKNGGLAAMCSNTESAEYEIIVDDSLVRIIQS
- a CDS encoding uncharacterized protein (encoded by transcript BESB_029450); this encodes MAVSSCDVVCRATRPRWRPPTLSSSSSASFSTSPLLPSPSIPSGPALSLSSPASGTSRASRLPPARSARAPLRAACRSSEALSAPPRLPLPLSRRVLPSIPFQLSSASSFASCSASSTAYSSASSASSACLSSPPSERRRSRASLRPRLLHRLPLCLVLSLLLSCVALGSPSAAAANPSQARDARRDASTAGRSSLSLAEAAPLNTASEGLHTKPEDASPRERGVRETQTEALVMRRPGDAATPAAAPSPAAASEGAANSQEPSAASSAPVWVSSDPRSRRSSSVRLPEQSSQGPRASVSSSSPSTSAAALLAPSVALSAESPTGSSSGAAPLSSRSRDAEEGLPSAACRPQLPAPVIDIRPSPPASPFKRQAHASAEEGEAETPPSPPIRPPARAAAPPWTAFLQRHCTRAPAGGADRRQAAGGLAAAFAHFWRARVVPALTPSRAWLEKTFLAHVRAPTHVVALLTAINRSYLAQQTDAIARGEAESGAETRGGDGELSEEAPDDEGGARRGLDGMAGDGGAGRFLYENAGLQEPFSALGFLSEPFAFRPVSSTLVWAFARYLLFSLAPVLLFLLLPLLLLRLLPSVLARSLAADAAAEGDTFSGFVSSIPSSPLNCRDSLVSLASSSVHSEPSNFVPSSPSSSSSSSHYARLLLRCPSSLSSASAARQVARRSLLFASLVGVFSLVFFVSAFLATPQLDASLCAVGKAADGFFFGAPPPPGAQGAAEGEDGAADEARARESDARRKSEGARRFEDSAARGQNARPALHASRKERGSIWRRTPGGLARRLPPLQPSPASPRAEADPVERRGEREVGPQGEKTSLEGSGDEERATSRPEPSFAQQGEGERGEEETPMPSLERKNPRDERDGERPPSKGAEARRFSGIEDISHQLHRLARAWTSAADDAFSHVFRRESKQFSSSSISAASRAPSPFALGRKGPCRSDCEETSSQLGREDAPFPRMSAEDRRAADEPTGDRGELTAESAETGKEGSAQESLEEEAPPASQGETRRGLSRRARGETAEGATREHFEEDDSPVSEPRDELASAIRAAAALEARWAARQRLLALWPSPQDSGAAEVPRRADASREGESGSAAVRLWKRCCSILRSLRGMCACAWDRLFAQSRRVGRGAAGRLEEAQKADLAANAQPTSQGDSAGDGEGRRASRHAAGGSRADSRDRDVRQHAAGDPRGPASPGEPLQGGRRGGQTREGAGWVEADADVGDRAQGLPRPPEERRRQRGGARDLDEASSPRPVRVLPFASDGREFAAPAFFAESLEGAGERQASAEASCAPESALGVDAPHRGGVLRCTDAGRRRRLARFIWQLLAFVQEEQRALAEFVQTQFSPVARSEARAAVDEAAELLEVSIATVDLPLLWRSLEWNLTNFHAFVSGTLRLSRLTVLLGVLVSAAVACALVAFFAWRRKRTSFANSAAPALRQARENFLLSFLPIFFYLAGCSCALAVSFLLLSSAGSLDFLLLQLPSTPATPDAQSSQSLAWIKTHEGLSTVLPFLPDSLSASPSLFRSSLSHCLALPLEPGASRAAAAAAPSLLPASVSSFFALNERRRSVDLGASATLSVRPSSGGTAEDVASKLWSGEEGAGDERRRSAPAVPALLPNRMEGRKTCAAEAATGEHAHAGGGRGATDGRCTRERHIGEAALKNESLGLTPRRRRNAHLASNVVSTIASQQGASEADGGREEDSTSLEMTRSRGETVRSDFFVPWSFLPLGIAIKFRRARQSAAARLVRRVQDKGAADGGGGNQRPDGAARRESRGREAVAGRRRTKSRGALVAEVEAKGQRGLGEAQRLFSASGASSLVMPRARETAEDETWQVGSLLFTAVLDAAAKHDGGVQAFKKALGDLQSGNDGSEWEIVHLWPPLTATSLLYTSPTEGVNARLPRLLQEMTGDAWAFRGAALPAACADAPVGPLHFPSAAAEQAEELQLETPATGEPQRGGRSPRASREKGGEPPGAGERRRPVRGPSVPREANRRAAAGGEEREGDGFHARTSAGRTHRPGGDQPRRCFYVSQDITQEVIVAHFGYALPQRQLQRLLLLFESAREIDLGLQLVRRLHSADALLVESMSAVVEKLGAGARIRRRVRAAVDVIDEEERRLMAKSDCRFVAEAAAAAEYHARVFWTFLVFGCMCALLVVTAATFVLVHTHVQRCEVEQLLRQVQRHEQHEAAILLQHDLSNKAAASSRL